A window of the Streptomyces sp. Ag109_O5-10 genome harbors these coding sequences:
- a CDS encoding ISL3 family transposase encodes MEDVVDQGERIVVRARTPLDTAVCPVCGVSSGRVHGYHWRTVADVPVDGRRVVVRVRVRRLVCPTRGCRHTFREQVPGVLERYQRRTARLTRQVKAVVKELAGRAGSRLLAILAVGLSRHTALRTLLRIPLPTGRVPRVIGVDDFALRRRHRYATVVIDAETHERIDVLPDRTADTLEAWLRGHPGIEVVCRDGSATYAEAIRRALPDAVQVGDRWHLWKNLCEAALNEVKAHSACWATVLDAPIYDGPRAQTTLERWHQVHGLLEKGVGLLECARRLQLALNTVKRYARADRPERMLRVPRYRASLVDPYREHLRKRRSEDPGVPVQHLFEEIKALGFTGCLNLLHKYINQGRADADRSHISPRRLARMLLTRPDNLKPEQHELLAKLTAACPEMTQLAACIGDFAPLLTPHTDNADALTHWIAQVRTADLPHLHAFTRGLDRDINAVIAGLTLPYSNGPTEGVNTKTKRIARQMHGRAGFTLLRHRILLG; translated from the coding sequence ATGGAGGATGTGGTCGACCAGGGTGAGCGGATCGTGGTGCGGGCCCGGACGCCGCTGGACACCGCGGTCTGCCCGGTGTGCGGGGTCTCGTCGGGACGGGTACACGGCTATCACTGGCGGACTGTGGCCGACGTTCCGGTCGACGGGCGACGGGTGGTGGTCCGTGTGCGGGTGCGGCGTCTGGTGTGTCCCACGCGGGGCTGCCGCCATACCTTCCGCGAACAGGTGCCCGGGGTACTGGAGCGATACCAGCGACGTACCGCTCGTCTGACCAGGCAGGTCAAGGCCGTGGTCAAAGAGTTAGCGGGCCGGGCGGGATCACGCTTGCTGGCGATACTCGCGGTGGGCCTGTCCCGTCACACGGCCCTGCGCACCCTGCTGCGCATCCCGTTACCCACCGGGCGCGTGCCCCGCGTGATCGGCGTCGACGATTTCGCACTGCGCCGGCGGCACCGTTATGCCACCGTGGTGATCGACGCCGAGACCCATGAGCGGATCGACGTGCTGCCCGACCGCACGGCCGACACGCTAGAAGCGTGGCTGCGCGGGCATCCGGGCATCGAGGTCGTGTGCCGTGACGGCTCGGCGACCTATGCCGAGGCCATCCGCCGTGCTCTGCCTGACGCGGTGCAAGTCGGTGATCGCTGGCATTTATGGAAAAACCTGTGTGAAGCCGCCCTGAACGAAGTGAAGGCACACAGTGCCTGCTGGGCCACCGTGCTGGACGCGCCGATCTACGACGGGCCCCGCGCCCAGACCACCCTCGAACGCTGGCATCAGGTTCATGGCCTGCTCGAGAAGGGCGTGGGCCTGCTCGAATGCGCCCGCCGCCTGCAACTGGCCCTGAACACCGTCAAACGCTACGCCAGAGCCGACCGGCCCGAGCGCATGCTCCGCGTCCCCAGGTACCGCGCCAGCCTCGTCGACCCCTACCGCGAGCACCTTCGCAAACGCCGAAGTGAAGACCCCGGCGTCCCCGTCCAGCACCTCTTCGAAGAGATCAAGGCTCTCGGCTTCACGGGCTGCCTGAACCTTCTGCACAAGTACATCAACCAAGGCCGCGCGGACGCCGACCGCAGCCACATCTCGCCGCGCCGGCTCGCCCGGATGCTGCTGACCAGACCCGACAACCTCAAGCCCGAGCAGCACGAGCTCCTGGCCAAGCTCACCGCCGCCTGCCCCGAGATGACCCAACTGGCGGCATGTATCGGAGACTTCGCCCCGCTCCTTACGCCACACACCGACAACGCCGATGCGCTCACGCACTGGATCGCCCAAGTCCGAACAGCCGACCTGCCCCACCTACACGCCTTCACCCGGGGCCTGGACCGGGACATCAACGCCGTGATCGCCGGGCTCACGCTTCCGTACAGCAACGGCCCCACCGAGGGCGTCAACACCAAGACCAAACGGATCGCGCGCCAGATGCACGGACGAGCAGGCTTCACCCTGCTCCGGCACCGCATCCTCCTCGGATAA
- a CDS encoding YbhB/YbcL family Raf kinase inhibitor-like protein, with translation MTLLGRLLSNRRAGENHLAWNLPSLQGPELLTLTSRNFDDGAAVPLEHCAKHIGGDDRSPHLAWTPPPADTAQLLLVVEDIDVPMANPAVHCAALIDPSCGHLEPGALNARQPAAEVQLLRSTIGRGYHGPAPIKGHGPHRYVFQLFALSTPVDSTLGTTPVDRARPRTLLPAITASVLDRGRLTGTFER, from the coding sequence ATGACCCTGCTGGGCCGACTCCTGAGCAACCGCAGAGCAGGCGAGAACCACCTGGCGTGGAATCTGCCCAGCCTGCAAGGTCCCGAGCTGCTGACCCTCACCAGCCGGAACTTCGACGACGGTGCTGCCGTGCCGCTGGAGCACTGCGCGAAGCACATCGGCGGCGACGACCGGTCCCCCCACCTGGCCTGGACCCCGCCGCCGGCCGACACCGCGCAACTCCTCCTGGTCGTCGAGGACATCGACGTTCCCATGGCCAACCCCGCCGTGCACTGCGCAGCCCTGATCGACCCGTCCTGCGGGCACCTGGAACCCGGTGCCCTCAACGCCCGGCAGCCGGCCGCCGAGGTGCAATTGCTGCGGTCCACCATCGGACGCGGGTACCACGGGCCCGCACCCATCAAAGGCCACGGTCCGCACCGCTACGTCTTCCAGCTGTTCGCCCTCTCCACCCCCGTGGACAGCACCCTTGGCACAACACCAGTGGACCGGGCCCGGCCCCGCACCCTGCTGCCCGCCATCACCGCATCCGTCCTCGACCGCGGCCGCCTGACCGGCACCTTCGAACGCTGA
- a CDS encoding isochorismatase family cysteine hydrolase, with protein sequence MALTTIDPTPALVVIDLQKGIVSARTDSPVTAAVKQATDLATEFRRHGLPVVLVNVTGRAPGRTEAGRRSGSSAALPPGWADLIDELDVQPTDHLITKRRRSAFHDTGLDTLLRDLGVTQVVLAGISTSSGVESTARSASDYGYHVVLATDAMTDPDADAHRHSVERVFPKLGETATAAEITDMLETTR encoded by the coding sequence TTGGCATTGACAACGATCGACCCCACGCCCGCGCTGGTTGTGATCGACCTGCAGAAGGGCATCGTCTCGGCCCGCACCGACAGTCCGGTCACCGCCGCCGTCAAGCAGGCGACCGACCTCGCCACCGAGTTCCGGCGGCACGGCCTGCCCGTGGTCCTGGTCAACGTCACCGGACGCGCGCCGGGGCGCACCGAGGCCGGACGGCGATCCGGGAGCAGCGCCGCACTGCCGCCCGGCTGGGCCGATCTCATCGACGAACTCGACGTCCAGCCGACCGACCATCTGATCACCAAGCGGCGGCGCAGCGCGTTCCACGACACCGGACTCGACACCCTCCTGCGGGACCTGGGCGTCACCCAGGTCGTGCTTGCCGGCATTTCGACCAGCTCAGGCGTTGAGTCGACCGCGCGCTCGGCCTCCGACTACGGCTACCACGTGGTCCTGGCCACCGACGCCATGACCGACCCTGACGCCGACGCCCACCGCCACAGCGTCGAACGCGTCTTCCCCAAACTCGGCGAGACCGCCACCGCCGCCGAGATCACCGACATGCTGGAGACCACGCGATGA
- a CDS encoding MFS transporter, giving the protein MTDPPEPHAPHRSADDDRYKWIALTNTTAAVFMSALDGSIVLIALPAIFRGVHLDPLAPGNIGYLLWMIMGYRLVQAVLVVTVGRLGDMYGRVRTYNFGFAVFTVASILLSFDPFDGGHGAMWLIAWRLVQAVGGSMLTANSAAILTDAFPKEQRGFALGINQVAGLGGMFIGLVAGGLLSAWDWRAVFWVNVPVGVFFTLWAYRTLRETGRRGGGRIDWWGNITFAVGLSAVLIAVTFGLQPYGGHTMGWTNPLVDALITGGLLLLAAFVAIENRVSAPMIQLGLFRLRAFNFGNLAGLAISIGRGGMQFVLIIWLQGIWLPLHGYDYSATPLWAGIFMLPLTAGFLAAGPVSGYLSDRIGSRGLATGGALLFGASFLGLMLLPIDFSYWIFAVLIALNGIASGMFASPNSSSIMGSVPAHLRGVASGMRATFQNSGTAVSIGVFFSLMIAGLAGSLPHTLAAGLQQQGVPARVAAQVGSLPPVASLFAAQLGVNPTQHLLQPSGALAHLTAAQQQALTGREFFPNLISGPFHSGLVVVFAFGAVLAFLAAIASLLRGSGTTPAARTPEPQTAATGDAIAPAIDGRNAGAAG; this is encoded by the coding sequence ATGACGGATCCCCCCGAGCCGCACGCCCCGCACCGATCCGCCGATGACGACCGCTACAAGTGGATCGCGCTGACGAACACGACCGCCGCGGTCTTCATGTCCGCGCTGGACGGCTCCATCGTGCTGATCGCCCTGCCGGCGATCTTCCGCGGCGTGCACCTGGACCCGCTGGCTCCCGGAAACATCGGCTATCTGCTGTGGATGATCATGGGGTACCGGTTGGTTCAGGCCGTCCTGGTGGTCACGGTGGGCCGGCTGGGAGACATGTACGGCCGGGTCCGGACCTACAACTTCGGGTTCGCGGTCTTCACCGTTGCCTCGATCCTGTTGTCCTTCGATCCCTTCGACGGCGGCCACGGGGCGATGTGGCTGATTGCCTGGCGACTGGTGCAGGCCGTCGGCGGATCGATGCTGACAGCGAACTCGGCCGCAATCCTGACCGACGCCTTCCCCAAGGAGCAGCGCGGCTTTGCCCTGGGCATCAACCAGGTCGCGGGGCTGGGCGGTATGTTCATCGGTCTGGTCGCCGGTGGTCTGCTGTCGGCCTGGGACTGGCGGGCGGTGTTCTGGGTGAACGTGCCCGTCGGCGTGTTCTTCACGCTGTGGGCCTACCGCACCCTGCGCGAAACCGGCAGGCGTGGCGGCGGGCGGATCGACTGGTGGGGCAACATCACCTTCGCGGTGGGCCTCAGCGCGGTCCTGATCGCGGTCACCTTCGGCCTGCAGCCTTACGGCGGGCACACCATGGGCTGGACCAACCCGCTGGTGGACGCGCTGATAACCGGCGGACTGCTCCTCCTGGCAGCGTTCGTCGCCATCGAGAACCGCGTCTCGGCGCCCATGATCCAACTGGGTCTCTTTCGCCTACGGGCCTTCAATTTTGGCAATCTGGCGGGCCTGGCCATATCGATCGGCCGCGGCGGGATGCAGTTCGTACTGATCATCTGGCTGCAGGGCATCTGGCTTCCGCTGCACGGCTATGACTACAGCGCCACGCCGCTGTGGGCGGGCATCTTCATGCTGCCGCTGACTGCAGGTTTCCTCGCGGCCGGCCCGGTGTCCGGTTATCTGTCCGACCGGATCGGCTCCCGGGGCCTGGCCACCGGCGGCGCGCTGCTGTTCGGCGCCAGCTTCCTGGGCCTGATGCTCCTGCCGATCGACTTCAGCTACTGGATCTTCGCCGTGCTGATCGCCCTCAACGGGATCGCCAGCGGCATGTTCGCCTCCCCCAACTCCTCCTCGATCATGGGCAGCGTGCCCGCACACCTCCGCGGTGTCGCCTCCGGCATGCGTGCCACCTTCCAGAACTCCGGTACCGCCGTCTCGATCGGCGTGTTCTTCTCCCTCATGATCGCCGGACTGGCCGGCAGCCTTCCGCATACCCTCGCTGCCGGCCTGCAACAGCAGGGCGTACCGGCCCGGGTCGCCGCCCAGGTCGGCAGCCTGCCCCCGGTCGCGTCCCTGTTCGCCGCCCAACTGGGCGTCAACCCGACCCAGCACCTGCTCCAACCCAGCGGCGCGCTGGCCCATCTGACCGCGGCGCAGCAACAGGCCCTGACAGGACGCGAGTTCTTCCCCAACCTGATCTCCGGGCCCTTCCACTCCGGCCTGGTCGTCGTGTTCGCCTTCGGCGCCGTCCTCGCCTTCCTTGCCGCGATCGCCTCCCTGCTGCGCGGCAGCGGCACCACCCCCGCCGCCAGGACCCCGGAACCGCAAACTGCCGCCACCGGCGACGCCATCGCCCCTGCGATCGACGGCCGGAACGCGGGCGCCGCCGGCTGA
- a CDS encoding MarR family winged helix-turn-helix transcriptional regulator — protein sequence MSDDLNADAVASALLASISVLVRRVRHVPVEGGLTMPERAALSQLKRSGPTTSSALAREAQITAQAMGATLSALQGRGLVERRRDPNDGRRVVLTVTDAGLQALKDKRNARIELIARALTGGTFTPTELGQLAAAAPLLERLARNI from the coding sequence ATGAGTGATGATCTGAACGCGGACGCAGTCGCCTCAGCCCTGCTGGCGAGTATCAGCGTGCTGGTGCGACGGGTGCGCCACGTGCCGGTCGAAGGCGGGCTGACGATGCCCGAGCGGGCCGCCCTGTCGCAGCTGAAGCGTTCCGGCCCCACCACCTCCTCGGCGCTGGCCCGGGAGGCGCAGATCACCGCACAGGCCATGGGAGCGACGCTCAGTGCGCTGCAAGGCCGGGGCCTGGTCGAACGCCGCCGGGATCCGAACGACGGCAGGCGCGTGGTGCTCACGGTGACCGACGCCGGTCTGCAGGCGCTGAAGGACAAGCGCAACGCGCGGATCGAACTCATCGCCCGGGCCCTGACCGGCGGCACCTTCACTCCGACGGAGCTGGGGCAGCTCGCAGCGGCCGCGCCACTGCTGGAGCGGCTAGCCCGGAACATCTGA
- a CDS encoding Sir2 family NAD-dependent protein deacetylase: MNKPLVAILSGAGISTDSGIPDYRGPNGLWRKDPEAEKLVTYEYYMGDPEIRRRSWQMRRQNRALMAEPNAAHRAVAELERSGTPVRVITQNVDGLHQLAGMPARKVLELHGSARSVVCTKCGARGPMADALARVEAGEEDPPCLECGGILKSATVMFGERLDPVVLGDALAISKACQVFVAVGSSLQVQPAAGLAGVAADRGARLVIVNAEPTPYDDRADEIVREPIGTALPQLLAELQAG, translated from the coding sequence ATGAACAAGCCTCTCGTAGCCATCCTGAGTGGCGCAGGGATCTCCACCGATTCTGGGATCCCCGATTATCGCGGTCCCAACGGGCTCTGGCGCAAGGATCCCGAGGCCGAGAAGCTCGTGACGTACGAGTACTACATGGGCGACCCGGAGATCCGGCGCCGGTCGTGGCAGATGCGACGGCAGAACCGCGCGCTCATGGCCGAGCCCAACGCGGCGCACCGGGCGGTCGCCGAGCTGGAGCGGTCGGGGACGCCGGTGCGGGTGATCACGCAGAACGTGGACGGGCTGCACCAGCTCGCCGGGATGCCCGCCCGCAAGGTGCTCGAACTGCACGGCTCCGCACGCAGCGTGGTGTGCACGAAGTGCGGTGCCCGGGGGCCGATGGCGGACGCGCTCGCCCGGGTCGAGGCCGGCGAGGAGGACCCGCCGTGCCTGGAGTGCGGGGGCATCCTCAAGTCGGCGACCGTGATGTTCGGCGAGCGGCTCGACCCGGTCGTCCTCGGCGACGCCCTCGCCATCAGCAAGGCGTGCCAGGTCTTCGTCGCCGTCGGCAGCAGCCTCCAGGTCCAGCCGGCCGCCGGGCTCGCGGGCGTCGCCGCCGACCGCGGCGCCCGGCTGGTCATCGTCAACGCCGAGCCGACGCCGTACGACGACCGGGCCGACGAGATCGTCCGGGAGCCGATCGGCACCGCCCTGCCGCAGCTGCTCGCCGAGCTGCAGGCCGGTTAG
- a CDS encoding methylated-DNA--[protein]-cysteine S-methyltransferase, whose protein sequence is MKNHTVTDSPYGPLTLVAEDGTLCGLYMENQRHRPPEETFGARDDALFTKAEEQLTAYFAGELTEFTVELRLNGTPFQRSVWEQLCLIPYGETRSYGELAAALGNPQASRAVGLANGRNPVSIIVPCHRVIGAGGSLTGYGGGLPRKQRLLDFERGAGLF, encoded by the coding sequence GTGAAGAACCACACCGTGACCGACAGCCCCTACGGCCCCCTCACCCTGGTGGCCGAGGACGGCACCCTCTGCGGCCTCTACATGGAGAACCAGCGCCACCGCCCGCCCGAGGAGACCTTCGGCGCCCGCGACGACGCCCTCTTCACCAAGGCCGAGGAACAGCTGACCGCCTACTTCGCGGGCGAGCTGACCGAGTTCACCGTCGAACTGCGCCTGAACGGGACCCCGTTCCAGCGCAGCGTCTGGGAACAGCTGTGCCTGATCCCCTACGGCGAGACCCGTTCCTACGGCGAACTCGCCGCAGCCCTGGGCAACCCCCAGGCCTCCCGCGCGGTCGGCCTCGCCAACGGCCGCAACCCCGTCAGCATCATCGTCCCCTGCCACCGGGTGATCGGCGCCGGCGGCAGCCTCACCGGCTACGGCGGCGGCCTGCCCCGCAAGCAGCGCCTGCTCGACTTCGAACGGGGAGCAGGCCTCTTCTGA
- a CDS encoding AlkA N-terminal domain-containing protein produces MHLDREHCVRAVQSKDARFDGWFFTAVLTTRIYCRPSCPVIPPKPENMTFYPSAAACQQAGFRACKRCRPDTSPGSPEWNQRADLVARATRLIADGVVDREGVPGLAARLGYSPRQIERQLLAELGAGPLALARAQRAQTARLLIETTALPMAEVAFAAGFSSIRTFNGTVREVFALSPTELRDRRPRSARLAPGTLTLRLPFRAPLNPDNLFGHLAATAVPGVEEWRDGAYRRTLRLPYGHGIAALTPKPDHIACRLTLSDLRDLPVAISRCRRMLDLDADPVAVDDQLRRDPFLAPLVDKAPGRRVPRTVDEAEFAVRAVLGQQVSTAAARTHAARLVTAHGTPVDDPEGGLTHLFPSPEALADVPPDSLAMPRTRRTTFTTLVRQLADGTLHLGVESDWAEARARLLALPGFGPWTVDVIAMRALGDPDAFLPTDLGIRRAAQELGLPGTPAALTARAAAWRPWRAYAVQYLWATDSHPINFLPV; encoded by the coding sequence ATGCACCTCGACCGCGAGCACTGCGTACGGGCCGTGCAGTCGAAGGACGCACGGTTCGACGGCTGGTTCTTCACGGCCGTCCTGACCACCCGCATCTACTGCCGGCCCAGCTGCCCGGTGATACCGCCCAAGCCCGAGAACATGACGTTCTACCCGAGCGCGGCCGCCTGCCAGCAGGCCGGGTTCCGGGCCTGCAAGCGCTGCCGGCCCGACACCAGCCCCGGCTCCCCGGAGTGGAACCAGCGCGCCGACCTGGTCGCCCGGGCCACGCGGCTGATCGCCGACGGGGTCGTCGACCGTGAGGGCGTCCCCGGCCTCGCCGCCCGCCTCGGCTACAGTCCCCGGCAGATCGAACGCCAGCTGCTCGCCGAACTCGGCGCCGGCCCGCTGGCCCTGGCCCGCGCCCAACGCGCCCAAACGGCCCGGCTGCTGATCGAGACCACGGCGCTGCCGATGGCGGAGGTCGCCTTCGCGGCCGGGTTCTCCTCGATCCGCACCTTCAACGGCACCGTCCGCGAGGTCTTCGCGCTCTCGCCGACCGAACTGCGCGACCGCCGCCCCAGGTCGGCCCGGCTCGCCCCCGGCACGCTCACCCTCCGGCTGCCCTTCCGCGCCCCCCTCAACCCCGACAACCTCTTCGGCCACCTCGCGGCCACCGCCGTACCCGGCGTCGAGGAGTGGCGGGACGGCGCCTACCGGCGGACCCTGCGGCTGCCGTACGGCCACGGCATCGCCGCCCTGACCCCGAAGCCCGACCACATCGCCTGCCGGCTCACCCTCAGCGACCTGCGGGACCTGCCCGTCGCCATCAGCCGCTGCCGGCGCATGCTCGACCTGGACGCGGACCCGGTCGCCGTCGACGACCAGCTGCGCAGGGACCCCTTCCTCGCCCCGCTGGTCGACAAGGCGCCGGGACGGCGGGTGCCGCGCACGGTCGACGAGGCGGAGTTCGCCGTCCGGGCCGTACTCGGGCAGCAGGTCTCCACGGCCGCCGCCCGCACTCACGCCGCCCGCCTGGTGACCGCACACGGCACCCCGGTGGACGACCCCGAGGGCGGCCTCACCCACCTCTTCCCGTCCCCCGAGGCGCTCGCGGACGTGCCGCCGGACTCCCTGGCGATGCCCCGCACCCGCCGCACCACCTTCACCACCCTCGTCCGCCAACTCGCCGACGGCACCCTCCACCTGGGCGTCGAGAGCGACTGGGCCGAGGCACGGGCCCGGCTCCTCGCGCTCCCCGGCTTCGGCCCCTGGACCGTCGACGTCATCGCCATGCGCGCCCTCGGCGACCCGGACGCCTTCCTCCCCACCGACCTCGGCATCCGGCGCGCCGCCCAGGAGCTGGGCCTGCCCGGCACCCCGGCCGCGCTCACCGCCCGCGCGGCGGCCTGGCGCCCCTGGCGGGCCTACGCCGTCCAGTACCTGTGGGCGACCGACAGCCACCCGATCAACTTCCTGCCCGTGTGA
- a CDS encoding SDR family oxidoreductase, giving the protein MRVFVTGSTGFIGSAVVRELLGAGHQVLGLARSDAAEAALKEAGAEAHRGDLNDVDGLRAAAGAADGVIHTGYNHDFSDMPGALRTELDALEALGDALAGSGRPLVVTSVTGLLAPGRLGTEEDGPDPAGPGAHRAKAERSALALADRGVRVSAIRLPQVHGAGDHAFVPFLIGIARDKGVAAHLGDGTNRWSAVHRLDAATLYRKTLETAPAGAVLHAVADEGVPLRGITEVIGRRLDVPVVSLAPEEAAGHFGWMAAFVGNDNPTSGAATRERYDWRPVQPGLLADLDQDHYFA; this is encoded by the coding sequence ATGCGTGTGTTCGTCACCGGCTCCACCGGGTTCATCGGCAGCGCGGTGGTCCGGGAACTGCTCGGCGCCGGCCACCAGGTGCTCGGCCTCGCCCGCTCGGACGCGGCCGAGGCGGCCCTGAAGGAGGCGGGAGCGGAGGCGCACCGCGGCGACCTGAACGACGTCGACGGGCTGCGGGCGGCCGCGGGAGCGGCGGACGGGGTCATCCACACGGGGTACAACCACGACTTCTCCGACATGCCCGGCGCCCTTCGTACCGAACTCGACGCGCTGGAGGCCCTCGGTGACGCGCTCGCCGGGTCCGGCCGGCCCCTGGTCGTCACGTCGGTGACCGGCCTTCTCGCTCCCGGGCGCCTCGGCACCGAGGAGGACGGCCCCGACCCCGCGGGCCCCGGCGCCCACCGGGCGAAGGCGGAACGCTCCGCCCTGGCCCTGGCCGACCGCGGGGTGCGGGTGTCGGCGATCCGGCTCCCGCAGGTGCACGGAGCGGGCGACCACGCCTTCGTCCCGTTCCTGATCGGCATCGCCCGCGACAAGGGTGTCGCCGCCCACCTGGGGGACGGCACCAACCGCTGGTCGGCCGTGCACCGCCTGGACGCCGCCACCCTCTACCGCAAGACCCTGGAGACGGCCCCGGCCGGGGCCGTGCTGCACGCGGTCGCCGACGAGGGGGTCCCGCTGCGCGGCATCACCGAGGTCATCGGCCGCCGCCTCGACGTGCCGGTCGTGTCCCTCGCACCGGAGGAGGCGGCCGGCCACTTCGGCTGGATGGCGGCCTTCGTCGGCAACGACAACCCCACGTCCGGCGCCGCCACCCGCGAGCGGTACGACTGGCGGCCCGTCCAGCCGGGCCTGCTGGCCGACCTCGACCAGGACCACTACTTCGCCTGA
- a CDS encoding LysR family transcriptional regulator: MPDAFVPPVDLELRLVRYFTVVAEELHFGRAADALHLAQPSLSRQIRRLERELGVRLLDRTPRGTRLTEAGETFLPQARELLRTAARAAASARSAAGHGPFTVGYTTHQIVTPAVRELRHRHPEADVRTLHVDWNEPRAALLDHRVDVVVTRFLFAADGLDITVLYDEPRVLLVPLGHRLAGRDSVTLADFADEPLPRFTGADRTGANPPGHTNLGALVETLEDKLELVASGEVVSLAPAGFSGGLRPDIVAVPIEDAVPLQVVLAARTGDRHPLRPAFRRAARAHLVPPGATGTGRPHAGAGAGR, encoded by the coding sequence GTGCCCGATGCCTTCGTACCGCCGGTGGACCTGGAACTGCGCCTGGTGCGCTACTTCACCGTGGTCGCCGAGGAGCTGCACTTCGGCCGCGCGGCCGACGCACTGCATCTCGCGCAGCCGTCGCTGAGCCGTCAGATCCGGCGGCTGGAGCGGGAGTTGGGCGTCCGGCTGCTGGACCGCACCCCGCGCGGCACCCGGCTCACCGAGGCCGGGGAGACCTTCCTGCCGCAGGCCAGGGAGCTGCTGCGGACCGCCGCCCGGGCCGCCGCCAGCGCCCGCTCGGCCGCCGGGCACGGCCCGTTCACCGTCGGCTACACCACCCACCAGATCGTCACCCCGGCCGTACGCGAACTGCGCCACCGGCACCCGGAGGCCGACGTCCGCACCCTGCACGTGGACTGGAACGAACCGCGCGCCGCGCTCCTCGACCACCGGGTCGACGTGGTGGTGACCCGGTTCCTGTTCGCCGCCGACGGCCTGGACATCACGGTCCTCTACGACGAGCCGCGCGTCCTCCTGGTGCCGCTCGGCCACCGGCTGGCCGGCCGGGACTCGGTCACCCTCGCCGACTTCGCCGACGAGCCGCTCCCCCGGTTCACCGGTGCCGACCGGACCGGCGCGAATCCCCCCGGCCACACCAACCTGGGCGCCCTGGTGGAGACCCTGGAGGACAAGCTGGAGCTGGTGGCCAGCGGTGAGGTGGTGTCGCTGGCGCCGGCCGGGTTCAGCGGCGGCCTGCGGCCGGACATCGTCGCCGTGCCGATCGAGGACGCGGTCCCGCTCCAGGTGGTACTCGCCGCCCGGACCGGGGACCGGCATCCCCTGCGCCCGGCGTTCCGCCGTGCGGCGCGGGCCCATCTGGTCCCGCCCGGTGCCACCGGGACCGGGCGGCCGCACGCCGGGGCCGGGGCCGGCCGGTGA
- a CDS encoding SHOCT domain-containing protein → MSAQTYLAYDYPLLSAFWTMLWLFLWIMWLVLLFRVIVDIFRDDSMGGWAKAGWLALCIVVPFLGVLVYVIARGKGMGQREIAQARDQQKAFESYIRQTAKSGPGQSSSVDELARLSEMKSRGDISDEEFRRAKALVLSDYGPAERSGSGSVPTAHGR, encoded by the coding sequence ATGAGCGCGCAGACCTACCTCGCATACGACTATCCGCTGCTGAGCGCCTTCTGGACGATGTTGTGGCTCTTCCTGTGGATCATGTGGCTCGTCCTGCTGTTCCGGGTCATCGTGGACATCTTCCGCGACGACTCGATGGGCGGCTGGGCCAAGGCCGGCTGGCTCGCCCTCTGCATCGTCGTCCCCTTCCTGGGCGTCCTCGTCTACGTGATCGCCCGCGGCAAGGGGATGGGGCAGCGGGAGATCGCCCAGGCCCGGGACCAGCAGAAGGCGTTCGAGTCGTACATCCGGCAGACCGCCAAGAGCGGCCCGGGTCAGAGCAGCAGCGTCGACGAACTGGCCAGGCTCTCCGAGATGAAGTCCCGCGGTGACATCTCGGACGAGGAGTTCCGCAGGGCCAAGGCACTGGTCCTGAGCGACTACGGGCCGGCCGAGCGCTCCGGCTCCGGCTCGGTGCCCACCGCCCACGGGCGCTGA